The Meles meles chromosome 6, mMelMel3.1 paternal haplotype, whole genome shotgun sequence genome has a window encoding:
- the BBS4 gene encoding Bardet-Biedl syndrome 4 protein isoform X1 — protein MAEERRVMKTAFPASAESQKPRLKKGQEFPILEKQNWLIHLHYIRKDYEACKAVIKEQLQETQGLCEYAIYVQALIFRLEGNIQESLELFQTCAVLSPQCADNLKQVARSLFLLGKHKAATEVYNEAAKLNQKDWEICHNLGVCYIYLKQFSKAQEQLHNALHLNRHDLTYIMLGRIHLLEGDLDKAIEIYKKAVEFSPENTELLTTLGLLYLQLGIYQKAFEHLGNALTYDPTNYKAILAAGSMMQTHGDFDVALTKYRVVACAVPESPPLWNNIGMCFFGKKKYVAAISCLKRANYLAPFDWKILYNLGLVHLTMQQYASAFHFLSAAINLQPKMGELYMLLAATVPTFSVAVALTNLEDPENAKRAYAEAVRLDKCNPLVNLNYAVLLYNQGEKKGALAQYQEMEKKVNLLKDSSSLEFDSEMVEMAQKLGAALQVGEALVWTKPVKDTKSKHRTTSASKAGAFQQPLGSNQALGQAMSSAAAHRKLPSGAGGVSQLPKPPSLSLEPEPTTEAHPTEASAQIREK, from the exons gcTGTTATCAAAGAGCAGCTTCAGGAGACTCAGGGCTTATGTGAATATGCTATCTATGTCCAAG CATTAATATTTCGCCTGGAAGGAAACATCCAAGAATCCCTAGAACTCTTTCAGACGTGTGCTGTTCTCAGCCCTCAGTGTGCCGATAACCTCAAGCAGGTGGCCAGGTCTTT ATTTCTTTTGGGAAAACATAAAGCTGCCACTGAAGTATATAATGAAGCAGCTAAACTTAACCAGAAAGATTGG GAGATCTGTCACAATCTGGGAGTCTGCTACATTTATCTGAAACAGTTCAGTAAG GCACAAGAGCAGCTGCACAACGCCCTCCATCTTAACAGGCACGATCTGACTTACATAATGCTGGGGAGGATCCACTTGCTAGAGGGGGACTTGGACAAGGCCATCGAAATCTACAAGAAGGCAGTAGA GTTCTCACCAGAAAATACGGAACTTCTCACAACTTTAGGACTACTCTATTTGCAG CTCGGCATTTACCAGAAGGCATTTGAACACCTTGGAAATGCACTGACTTACGACCCTACCAACTACAAG GCCATCTTGGCGGCAGGCAGCATGATGCAGACCCATGGGGACTTTGATGTTGCCCTCACGAAATACAGAGTTGTAGCTTGTGCTGTACCAGAAAGTCCCCCACTCTGGAATAACATTGGGATGTGTTTCTTTGGCAAGAAGAAATATGTGGCA GCTATCAGCTGCCTGAAGCGAGCCAACTACTTGGCTCCCTTCGATTGGAAGATTCTATATAATTTGGGCCTCGTCCACCTGACCATGCAGCAGTATGCGTCGGCTTTCCATTTCCTCAGCGCAGCCATCAACCTCCAGCCAAAGATGGGGGAGCTCTACATGCTCTTGGCTG CCACGGTGCCCACTTTCTCTGTTGCAGTGGCTCTGACCAACCTGGAAGATCCGGAGAATGCCAAGAGAGCCTACGCAGAAGCCGTCCGCCTGGACAA GTGTAACCCCTTAGTAAACCTGAACTATGCTGTGCTGCTGTACAACCAAGGCGAGAAGAAGGGGGCCCTGGCCCAGTAccaggagatggagaagaaagtCAATCTGCTCAAGGACAGCAGCTCTCTGGAGTTTGACTCTGAG ATGGTAGAAATGGCCCAGAAACTGGGAGCTGCCCTCCAGGTTGGGGAGGCACTAGTCTGGACGAAACCAGTTAAAGATACCAAGTCAAAGCACCGAACCACTTCAGCCAGCAAAGCTGGTGCTTTCCAGCAGCCTCTGGGCTCTAACCAAGCTCTGGGCCAGGCAATGTCTTCAGCAGCTGCACACAGGAAGCTCCCCTCAG GTGCAGGAGGAGTCTCCCAGCTCCCAAAGccaccatctctgtctctggagcCAGAGCCCACTACGGAAGCACATCCAACGGAAGCGTCAGCACAGATAAGAGAAAAATAG
- the BBS4 gene encoding Bardet-Biedl syndrome 4 protein isoform X2, with product MAEERRVMKTAFPASAESQKPRLKKGQEFPILEKQNWLIHLHYIRKDYEACKAVIKEQLQETQGLCEYAIYVQALIFRLEGNIQESLELFQTCAVLSPQCADNLKQVARSLFLLGKHKAATEVYNEAAKLNQKDWEICHNLGVCYIYLKQFSKAQEQLHNALHLNRHDLTYIMLGRIHLLEGDLDKAIEIYKKAVEFSPENTELLTTLGLLYLQLGIYQKAFEHLGNALTYDPTNYKAILAAGSMMQTHGDFDVALTKYRVVACAVPESPPLWNNIGMCFFGKKKYVAAISCLKRANYLAPFDWKILYNLGLVHLTMQQYASAFHFLSAAINLQPKMGELYMLLAVALTNLEDPENAKRAYAEAVRLDKCNPLVNLNYAVLLYNQGEKKGALAQYQEMEKKVNLLKDSSSLEFDSEMVEMAQKLGAALQVGEALVWTKPVKDTKSKHRTTSASKAGAFQQPLGSNQALGQAMSSAAAHRKLPSGAGGVSQLPKPPSLSLEPEPTTEAHPTEASAQIREK from the exons gcTGTTATCAAAGAGCAGCTTCAGGAGACTCAGGGCTTATGTGAATATGCTATCTATGTCCAAG CATTAATATTTCGCCTGGAAGGAAACATCCAAGAATCCCTAGAACTCTTTCAGACGTGTGCTGTTCTCAGCCCTCAGTGTGCCGATAACCTCAAGCAGGTGGCCAGGTCTTT ATTTCTTTTGGGAAAACATAAAGCTGCCACTGAAGTATATAATGAAGCAGCTAAACTTAACCAGAAAGATTGG GAGATCTGTCACAATCTGGGAGTCTGCTACATTTATCTGAAACAGTTCAGTAAG GCACAAGAGCAGCTGCACAACGCCCTCCATCTTAACAGGCACGATCTGACTTACATAATGCTGGGGAGGATCCACTTGCTAGAGGGGGACTTGGACAAGGCCATCGAAATCTACAAGAAGGCAGTAGA GTTCTCACCAGAAAATACGGAACTTCTCACAACTTTAGGACTACTCTATTTGCAG CTCGGCATTTACCAGAAGGCATTTGAACACCTTGGAAATGCACTGACTTACGACCCTACCAACTACAAG GCCATCTTGGCGGCAGGCAGCATGATGCAGACCCATGGGGACTTTGATGTTGCCCTCACGAAATACAGAGTTGTAGCTTGTGCTGTACCAGAAAGTCCCCCACTCTGGAATAACATTGGGATGTGTTTCTTTGGCAAGAAGAAATATGTGGCA GCTATCAGCTGCCTGAAGCGAGCCAACTACTTGGCTCCCTTCGATTGGAAGATTCTATATAATTTGGGCCTCGTCCACCTGACCATGCAGCAGTATGCGTCGGCTTTCCATTTCCTCAGCGCAGCCATCAACCTCCAGCCAAAGATGGGGGAGCTCTACATGCTCTTGGCTG TGGCTCTGACCAACCTGGAAGATCCGGAGAATGCCAAGAGAGCCTACGCAGAAGCCGTCCGCCTGGACAA GTGTAACCCCTTAGTAAACCTGAACTATGCTGTGCTGCTGTACAACCAAGGCGAGAAGAAGGGGGCCCTGGCCCAGTAccaggagatggagaagaaagtCAATCTGCTCAAGGACAGCAGCTCTCTGGAGTTTGACTCTGAG ATGGTAGAAATGGCCCAGAAACTGGGAGCTGCCCTCCAGGTTGGGGAGGCACTAGTCTGGACGAAACCAGTTAAAGATACCAAGTCAAAGCACCGAACCACTTCAGCCAGCAAAGCTGGTGCTTTCCAGCAGCCTCTGGGCTCTAACCAAGCTCTGGGCCAGGCAATGTCTTCAGCAGCTGCACACAGGAAGCTCCCCTCAG GTGCAGGAGGAGTCTCCCAGCTCCCAAAGccaccatctctgtctctggagcCAGAGCCCACTACGGAAGCACATCCAACGGAAGCGTCAGCACAGATAAGAGAAAAATAG